A genomic window from Lentibacter algarum includes:
- the murJ gene encoding murein biosynthesis integral membrane protein MurJ: protein MKQIRLVSGIFTVGFWTLMSRIMGFARDILISSYLGPGAVMDAFVVAFRLPNMFRRFFAEGAFNAAFVPMFSKKLEANDAPEAFASAALSWLSMAVLALTGLALVFMPALVWATAEGFSGDERFDMATGFGRIVFPYIFFISLAALFSGVLNATGRFAAAAAAPVLLNIMLTGVMLFAAYAGGNVALALVWTIPFAGLAQLALVYIATRRAGLRIVPNFPRPSPEMGKLLRVAVPASLAMGVVQINLVVGQLVASEYEKAISWLYAADRLYQLPLGVVGIAVGIVLLPDLSRRLKAGDDTGAQNAYSRASELSLALTLPAAVALMVIPLPLVSVLFERGNFTGDDAAATALAVSIYGLGLPAFVLQKTLQPLFFAREDTKSPFHYALLAMVVNAALAFGLKPYIGWLAPAVAATLAAWIMVIQLGLGARKFGEVTRLDSRFKQRIWRIIFTSVAMGLVLWITNLALSPLFIAGGWRYLALTLLVVISVLAYFGLGQLFGAFRLAEFKSALRRG, encoded by the coding sequence ATGAAACAAATCCGCCTCGTCTCTGGTATTTTCACAGTTGGATTCTGGACACTCATGAGCCGGATCATGGGGTTCGCACGCGACATCCTGATTTCCTCATATCTTGGGCCAGGTGCGGTGATGGATGCTTTTGTAGTGGCTTTCCGCCTCCCCAATATGTTTCGCCGTTTCTTTGCCGAGGGCGCGTTTAATGCCGCTTTTGTGCCAATGTTTTCCAAAAAGCTTGAAGCCAATGATGCGCCAGAAGCCTTTGCCTCTGCTGCGTTGAGCTGGCTCAGCATGGCTGTGCTCGCGCTCACAGGCCTCGCGCTTGTCTTCATGCCAGCATTGGTCTGGGCCACGGCTGAAGGATTTTCTGGTGATGAGCGCTTTGACATGGCCACAGGCTTTGGACGCATCGTCTTCCCCTATATTTTCTTTATTTCGCTTGCCGCTCTTTTCTCTGGTGTGCTCAACGCGACGGGCCGCTTTGCCGCGGCAGCTGCCGCACCTGTTTTGCTCAACATTATGTTGACAGGCGTCATGCTCTTCGCAGCCTACGCAGGTGGTAATGTTGCCCTAGCCCTTGTATGGACAATCCCCTTCGCTGGACTGGCCCAGCTCGCACTTGTCTATATCGCAACCCGACGTGCGGGCCTGCGCATCGTACCAAATTTTCCGCGCCCCAGCCCAGAAATGGGCAAGCTATTACGCGTCGCTGTACCTGCCAGCTTGGCGATGGGCGTTGTACAAATTAACCTTGTCGTGGGGCAGCTTGTCGCCTCCGAGTATGAAAAGGCCATCAGTTGGCTCTATGCTGCAGACCGCCTCTATCAGCTCCCTCTTGGTGTCGTCGGTATCGCTGTTGGCATCGTTCTATTACCCGACCTCTCGCGGCGCCTAAAAGCCGGCGATGACACAGGCGCCCAAAACGCATATTCTCGCGCCTCTGAACTCTCTCTCGCGCTCACGCTGCCTGCTGCCGTTGCCTTGATGGTGATCCCATTGCCGCTCGTTTCAGTTCTATTTGAGCGCGGCAATTTCACTGGTGATGATGCCGCTGCGACTGCCCTTGCTGTGAGCATCTACGGCCTCGGACTACCTGCCTTCGTTTTGCAAAAAACGTTGCAGCCCCTGTTTTTTGCACGTGAAGACACCAAAAGCCCGTTTCACTATGCGCTGCTCGCAATGGTGGTCAACGCCGCACTCGCTTTTGGGCTAAAGCCCTATATTGGCTGGCTGGCCCCAGCCGTCGCCGCCACGCTGGCAGCTTGGATCATGGTTATACAGTTGGGTCTTGGCGCTCGTAAATTTGGCGAAGTCACTCGCCTCGACAGCCGCTTTAAGCAACGCATATGGCGGATCATTTTCACATCAGTTGCGATGGGTTTAGTGCTTTGGATAACCAATCTAGCGCTCTCACCGCTTTTTATTGCAGGCGGTTGGCGGTACCTCGCGCTCACACTGCTGGTTGTGATCAGCGTCCTCGCTTACTTCGGTCTCGGACAGCTTTTCGGAGCCTTCCGACTAGCCGAATTCAAGTCGGCCCTGCGCCGCGGATAA